The Deinococcus fonticola genome includes the window GCGGCAGGTTCACTTCCAGGTTGTAGCGCTGGGTCTGGTTTCCGTCGTTGCGCAGTGTGGCGCTCAGGTGCGCCACCGAACCCACCTGCCTGTGCAGGGCGCTGAGAAACAGCTGACTGCCGTCGAAGGGCTGCACCCGGATCTGAAGAGGCAGGCGGCCGAGTTCCAGGCGCTCGGGCGGGTCGCCCGCTTCACCCGTGGCGGGGGCAGGGGCGGGCAGGTCAGTCAGCGCCACGACGCTGGCGTCGTACGTGCGGGCGGCCACCGACGAGCGGCGTGGCAACTGGAAGGTCAGAGTCACCAGCGCTTCCTTGCCGGGCTGCACGTCGACCGGGGGCACGCTGGGCGTCCAGGCGTCCGGCAGGCCCTCGACCCGCACCTGCACCGGCCCCGCGCTTTCGCCGCTCAGCTTCAGGCGCACTGCCTGAGTTTCTCCAGGAACGATGTCCAGGTACGAATGATCGGTGCTGAGGTGAACCGTGCCACTCATCCCGGCCTGGCCGGCGACCTGCAGAGCACGCAGGTAGCCCAGGAAAGCCGTCATGTCGGCAAAGGGGGCGCTGAAACCCAGGCAGCGAGCCACCACCTTGGCCGCCGGTTCAGGCACGTCCAGCAGGTCGGCGGCCAGCGGTTGCGGCGGCAGCGGGCGGCCCGCCACGGCCTCGAAGATCAGAGCCCCCAGCCCGTACAGGTCGGATTCCATGGTGGCGGCGGCCCCGGCCCGCTGCGGAGCGGGCAGGTAAGGGCTGTGGGGGTCGGGCGGGCGCAGGCTGTTCAGGCCAAAGTCGCTGAGCAACAGGCGAAATTCGTCCTGGTGCGGGCCAGGCAGAGGTTGCAGCAGCACATTCTCGGGTTTCAGGTTGCCGTGCAGCACCCCATGCGCGTGCGCGTAATCCAGGCCCTGCGCCACCTGCCGCGCGGCGTCCAGCATGGTGGCGGCGTCCACCCTGGCCCCGGCGGCGCGGTAGCGGTCGAATACGCCGCGCAGCGAGCCGCCCAGCGCCTGCGGCATCAAGTAGAACACCTCGTCGCCGGCGCTGCTGGGAAGCGTCACCGGAAGGATGTGCTCATGCTGGTACTGCGCCGCGAAGGACAGCACCTGGGCCAGGCGGCCCACCTCGGCCAGGCGTTCCGGGGCCAGGAGGCGCACGGCCAGCGGGGTGCCGTCCTGGGCCTCTCCCGCCGCGTGAATGACGCCCAGCCAGCCCCCGGCGAGACGTTGCCGCAATTCCGGGCGTTGTGGCGGCGACTGCTCTAGCATTCTGAGTACATTCTGCCGTAAGGAAAGCTGATGATAAAAGTCAAATTCATGAGAAAACCTCTAGAAGAGCCACAAGGAAGTGTGATGGGCAGTACTGTACATGCCCTCCCAGTCCCGGAGTACCAAAAAGAAGGGGCAATCCCGGGTTACGGCAGGGCCAGGGGGGGCATCGCCACGACCTGACCGGCCTGGATGGTCACGGCGGCTGTGCGCTGCGCCCCCACCTGCACGATCACCTGCGTGGCGGGTACGCGCAGGAAACCGTAGCGTCCCGCGCCGTCCGTGAAAGTGCTGTCGAGCACTTCCCCACTGCAGGCGTCCAGCAGCCTGACCTCGCGCCCGCCGGGGATCGCCCCGCTCACGCTGCCGCGCACGGCCCGCAACGTATCGGCCGCTGGGGCAGGCCAGGGGGCAGGCAACTCGAAAGGCATAGTGCGCGCGGTGAATTTGGCGCTCAATTCCGGCCACACGTCCGCCTGGGTGCGCCGCCCGGCGTTCACCTCACGGTCCGGCGTGCGGTACGAGTACAGCGCCCACCCGCTCAGGCCCGTGCGCAGGGCCTGGCGCGCCTGACTCACGCTGCTGTTCTGGTCATTCAGGTATGCGGCGCTGCCGCTGACCTGCGCCACCTGCGGAGACTGGCGCAGCAGCTGCGCGGCAAAGGCGTTCCAGCCCCGGAACCACTCGGCCTGAACGGGCACGAAGTCACGCTTGTAATTCATCATGACGTTCACGTCCAGATACCCTTCCCTGACCCAGGTCAGCCAGTCTTGACCCACCTCAGTGTAGGGGCGGCTGTGTGTAAAGCCCTCCTCGGTGGTGGGGGCCTCGCCGTAGGTGATGGTGGCGGCATTCACGCTGAGGCGCGGGTTCACGGCCTTCACCGCCAGCGCCGTTTCGCGCACCAGATTGGTGACCTGTTGCCGGCGCCAGGCCGCCCACTGGGAGTCGCCCGGTTCGGGGGTGCCCACCGCTCCGGTTTCGGCGCGGTAGCGTTCCAGCGCGGTGGGGTTGTAGCCCCACTCCAGCGGCCCACCCGCCGGGCTGCCGTCGGGGTAGCGCACCCGGTCAAATTGAATGCCGTCCACGTCATAGTTTTTGACCACGCTGGCATACATGTTGCGGATGTACTCGGCGGCGTCCGGGTGGCCGGGATCGAGCACCCAGTCGGCCCCCGCGCGGTTCAGGCCGTCTTTTTTCTGGGTCAGCCAGTTTGCGCGCCCCTGCGCCGCCGGGCCGTGCGTGTTGAAGGCGTGCTCGGGATCCGGGGGGGGCGCGGCGCTGTTCCACAGGGCGGTGGTGATGATCCAGGCGTGCACCTGCAGGCCCTGCGCGTGCGCCTTAACCAGCAGATCGGCCAGCGGATCGAAGCCCTCAGGCACCGCCGGGTCGTTCGTCCGCGGCATGGCGGCGCGGTTGCAGTAACAGTCGCCGCGCCGCCCCACCTGTGCGAACAGCACGTTCACGTTCATTTTCCGGGCGTCGGCCACCAGCCGGTCGACTTCCTGCGGCGTCTTGAAGCCCGGCCCGAAGGCGTCCACCCACAGTCCGCGCAACTGCGGCTTCTGTGCACCTTGCAGCGGCGCACACGACGACAACAGGGCCAGCGCCCCTCCCAGCAGCCAGGTTCGTTTCATACGTCACCGCTCATCTTAAAGCAGGGAATCGCTCCTCACACCACTTCACAGGGGCGGTGCGGCGGCTCACAGGTCAGTTTCCTGCCGGGGATAAAGCCAGTGGGGGCGCAGGGCCAGGGCCTGCTGGTGTCCCTGCGCCTGCCAGTCGCGCAGGCTGAAGAGCACCTCCTCGGGCGTGTGGGGCACGCTGCCGGCCGTCACGCCCAGGAGTTTTTGCAACCAGTCGGGGTTGCGCCGGGCGCCGGCTTCCTCCAGCGCGGCGAACAGGGCCAGGCCCAGCGGCAGGGCGCGGCGCAGTTCGCCCCGGTTCTCGTGCAGCTGCACGCCCGCGCAGCGTTCGCCCCTGTGTTTGCTGGTGGTGGGGTTAAAAAATGCCGGGCGCGCCGTGACGCCCAGGTTCAGGGCGTTCAGGCGCTCGGCCAGCGCGTGGGCGTTCAGGGTCGGCGCACCGAACTGGCGAAAGGGCAGGGTAGTGCCGCGCCCCTCGCTGGCGTCCAGGGCTTCGACCAGGCACGCGCCGGGATACAGGCGCAGGTGCAGCAGATCCGGCAGGTTGGGGCTGCTGGGCACCCACTCGCGCCCGTCGTGCCAGCCGTCCGGCGCGTCCGTTTCAATGACCTCGACCGTACTGCCTTCCTCGGCGGCCAGCACGCGGGCCACCTCGCCCAGCGTCAGGCCGTGCCGCAGCGGCAACTGCGTCGTGACGCCCACAAAGGAGCGGAAGTCGGGGTGCAGCGGCGGGCCTTCTACCGTGAAGCCGATGGGATTGGGACGGTCGAGCACCACCACGCGCAGGGGGAGGGTGCGGGCGGCCCGCAGCACGTCCCGGATGGTGCTGATGTACGTATAAAAGCGCACGCCCACGTCCTGAAGGTCGATCAACAGGGTGTCCAGGCCACTCAGGCGCTGCGCGTACTCCTCTTCCGTGAGGTGGTACAGGACACTGGTCGGCAGGCCTGTGGCGCCGTCCTGCCCGGCTTCCGGGGCCTCGCCGGGTGCGCCGCTGCCGTCCACGCCGTGTTCCGGGCCAAAGAGCTTGACCAGTGGAATTCCCGCGCGTTGCAGGGCCACGGCGGCGGGTGTCAGGTCGCGCGTCACGCCGCTGGGGTTGGTGAGCAGGGCCGTGCGGCCCCAGTGACGCGCCTGCTGCGGCGCGGCGATCAAGTGTTCCAGGCCGATCAGCGGCCCGACAGTCTGGGTCAAGTCAAGTTCCCCCCGTGCGGCATTCCGAACCGGGAAAGTCTAGGTCAGCGCCGGGGAGACATGGTGAGGCATTCCCAACCCGTTTATGCGGTTTACTTCAGGGTGCTGCGCGGAGCGAGTTTCAGGGTGACCTTCAATTCCTTACCGCCGCGCAGGAGGGTCAGGGTCACGGAATCTCCGGGTTTGTACTGCCGCACCGCATATTGAAACTCACTGAAGTTCAGAATGCGTTTCCCGTTGACGGCCGTGACCACGTCCCCCGGGGTGATTTTGCGCTGCGCATCGATTTGCAGGGGCCTGAGCCCGGCCTGCGCGGCAGGACTGCCGGCCGTCACCTCCATGAAAAACGCGCCGGGCGTGTCCCCCAGCCCCAGTTTAAGGATGCGGTTCGCCTCCTTGAACTCCTCCTGATCCAGGCTGGACAGTTCCGGCAAAATCGATACCCCGATCACTGGCGCTTCATTCTTCGTGCCGGCCCGCAGCGCCGCCAGCAAATTGTCGCCCGTGGTCACCGGCACGGCGTAGGACAGAATGGTGTTGCCCGCACTGGAACTGGAGCGCTGCAAACTGATGTAACTGACCACCCCGACCGCCTCGCCACGCAGGTTGATGACCGGGCCGCCAC containing:
- a CDS encoding glycoside hydrolase family 10 protein — its product is MKRTWLLGGALALLSSCAPLQGAQKPQLRGLWVDAFGPGFKTPQEVDRLVADARKMNVNVLFAQVGRRGDCYCNRAAMPRTNDPAVPEGFDPLADLLVKAHAQGLQVHAWIITTALWNSAAPPPDPEHAFNTHGPAAQGRANWLTQKKDGLNRAGADWVLDPGHPDAAEYIRNMYASVVKNYDVDGIQFDRVRYPDGSPAGGPLEWGYNPTALERYRAETGAVGTPEPGDSQWAAWRRQQVTNLVRETALAVKAVNPRLSVNAATITYGEAPTTEEGFTHSRPYTEVGQDWLTWVREGYLDVNVMMNYKRDFVPVQAEWFRGWNAFAAQLLRQSPQVAQVSGSAAYLNDQNSSVSQARQALRTGLSGWALYSYRTPDREVNAGRRTQADVWPELSAKFTARTMPFELPAPWPAPAADTLRAVRGSVSGAIPGGREVRLLDACSGEVLDSTFTDGAGRYGFLRVPATQVIVQVGAQRTAAVTIQAGQVVAMPPLALP
- a CDS encoding exo-beta-N-acetylmuramidase NamZ domain-containing protein, encoding MTQTVGPLIGLEHLIAAPQQARHWGRTALLTNPSGVTRDLTPAAVALQRAGIPLVKLFGPEHGVDGSGAPGEAPEAGQDGATGLPTSVLYHLTEEEYAQRLSGLDTLLIDLQDVGVRFYTYISTIRDVLRAARTLPLRVVVLDRPNPIGFTVEGPPLHPDFRSFVGVTTQLPLRHGLTLGEVARVLAAEEGSTVEVIETDAPDGWHDGREWVPSSPNLPDLLHLRLYPGACLVEALDASEGRGTTLPFRQFGAPTLNAHALAERLNALNLGVTARPAFFNPTTSKHRGERCAGVQLHENRGELRRALPLGLALFAALEEAGARRNPDWLQKLLGVTAGSVPHTPEEVLFSLRDWQAQGHQQALALRPHWLYPRQETDL